A single Ascochyta rabiei chromosome 4, complete sequence DNA region contains:
- a CDS encoding DNA-directed RNA polymerase I subunit rpa49, with the protein MAEKKRKRNEDGAERPSKKAAVASQGNVRVELLQEEALGPLLAATPGLRLPARINFKPYQHTKILPKTSVTTLLLQSSDHARLDYTAQQEQDGSSGSQLKDYVGVFDPETKRLQIVPVKRVTVRSTLRSETQELQEEQARLEAAQGTMTAKRHALAAEFGSKKSRKRIDDITMNSIRSGAPEAEQRNEGVADNVLANMADNTSAMPTKAELAAALDSSKPRPTPNVTAEFPGDVYTLDAVVGSELMGLIPVKDWMDASQAGEGVQVNSKYVAKRILKLCRNKQVQKLKVLRFILLCVNFNAALSGQAGRFARRIPPKGKLESLMNEEENIPLVNAIRRKFGSENNDMPRWNIDNLMTHVAAAALIVDDFEVDVNDLREDLKIENKEIKQYFHELGCRVGPPTQTDMTKFKLTKAEANNHNIAKLRLPLAFPRVNIPTKKRR; encoded by the exons ATGgccgagaagaagagaaagagaaacgAGGACGGCGCCGAGCGGCCGAGTAAGAAGGCCGCGGTCGCGTCCCAGGGCAATGTCAGAGTGGAGCTGCTGCAAGAGGAAGCGCTGGGCCCGCTGCTGG CTGCGACACCAGGCCTGAGGCTTCCTGCGCGCATCAACTTCAAGCCGTATCAGCACACCAAGATCCTCCCCAAGACCTCCGTTACGACGCTCCTCCTCCAGTCGTCCGACCACGCCCGCCTCGACTACACCGcacagcaggagcaggacgGAAGCTCAGGGAGCCAGCTCAAGGACTACGTGGGTGTCTTCGACCCGGAGACGAAGAGGCTGCAGATTGTGCCTGTCAAGAGGGTGACCGTGCGAAGCACTCTGCGTAGCGAGACACAGGAGCTGCAGGAAGAGCAGGCGCGACTGGAGGCAGCACAGGGGACAATGACGGCCAAGAGACACGCACTCGCCGCAGAGTTTGGGTCCAAGAAGTCAAGGAAGAGGATCGACGACATCACCATGAATTCGATCCGCAGCGGAGCGCCAGAAGCTGAGCAGAGGAATGAGGGCGTAGCAGACAACGTCCTGGCGAACATGGCTGACAACACCTCTGCCATGCCCACAAAGGCCGAGCTTGCAGCCGCTCTCGACAGCTCCAAGCCTCGACCGACACCGAACGTCACAGCAGAGTTTCCCGGTGATGTCTACACACTGGACGCCGTGGTTGGTAGCGAGCTCATGGGCCTGATACCTGTCAAGGACTGGATGGACGCATCGCAAGCTGGCGAGGGCGTTCAGGTAAATAGCAAGTATGTCGCCAAGCGCATCCTCAAGCTCTGCAGGAACAAGCAAGTCCAGAAGCTCAAGGTCCTACGCTTCATACTGCTCTGCGTCAACTTCAACGCTGCATTGTCTGGGCAAGCTGGACGGTTCGCACGACGGATACCGCCAAAGGGCAAGCTTGAGAGCTTGATGAACGAGGAGGAGAACATCCCGCTCGTCAATGCCATTAGGAGGAAGTTTGGCTCAGA GAACAACGATATGCCTCGCTGGAACATCGACAACCTGATGACCCACGTCGCGGCGGCTGCGCTCATCGTAGACGACTTCGAGGTAGACGTCAACGACCTGCGAGAGGACCTCAAGATTGAGAACAAGGA AATCAAACAGTACTTCCACGAGCTAGGCTGCAGAGTCGGCCCACCTACACAGACCGATATGACGAAATTCAAGTTGACCAAGGCCGAAGCGAACAACCACAACATCGCGAAGCTGCGGCTGCCGTTGGCGTTCCCGAGGGTGAACATCCCCACCAAGAAGAGAAGATAA